The nucleotide window GCCAGCTGAGATCCTCAGACTTGACGGCAGCGTCGCCATCGTCACCGGCGGCGGGCGCGGCATCGGTCGCGCCATCGCCCGGGCACTCGCGGCGGCCGGCGCCCGCGTCGTGGTGACCGCTCGCACTCGGAGTGAGCTCGACGTGACTGTGGAGGAGATCCAGTCGGTGGGCGGTGAAGCTCTCGCGGTCGCGGCGGACGTCAGGCGCTCGACGGCCGTCGACGCGATCGTGACAGCCACGCTGGACGCGTTCGGCACGCCCGACATCCTCGTGAACAACGCGGGCATCCAGCTCACGCGGAAGCCCTTCGTGGAGGTCACGGAGGAGGAGTGGCTCGCCGAATTCGACGCGAACGTCCACGGGGTGTTCCGGTGCTGTCGGGCGGTCGGCCCCTTGATGCTGGAGCGGGGGCGGGGCGCTGTCGTCAACATCGCCTCGACCGCCGGAGCCGTGGGACGCGCCGGGCTGGTCGGGTACACCGCGGACAAGGGCGCGGTGATCCAGCTCACGCGGTCCCTCGCGCGGGAGTGGGCGCCCGCCGGCATCAGGGTGAACGGCATCGGCCCCGGCTGGATCGACACCGCGGCTGCCGCGCAGGTGGCGTCGACTGCCGACCTCAGGGCCCGGCTGCTCGCCCAGGTTCCGCTCGGCCGGATCGGCCGGCCCGAGGAAGTCGCCTGGCTCGCGCTCTATCTCGTCTCTCCGGCGGCGGCGCTCGTCACCGGGCAGACCTTTTTCATCGACGGAGGGCTGATCGCTTGACGCTCACTGTCGGCATCGATATCGGCGGCACCTTCACCGACCTGGTCGCGTTCGACGGCGAGACCGGCGCCATCGAGCTGGGGAAAGTCCTGACCACGCCGGCCGATCCGTCCGTGGGCGCCCTGGAGGGACTCCGCCAGCTGCTGAACCGTCTTCGTCGCCCCGCCGGGGACATCGGCAACTTGCTGCATGCCACCACGCTGGTGACCAACGCGATCATCGAGCGTCGCGGGGCCGTGACGGGCCTCATCACCACCCGGGGCTTCCGCGATCTCCTCGAGATCCGCCGCGAGAACCGCTACGACAT belongs to Candidatus Rokuibacteriota bacterium and includes:
- a CDS encoding glucose 1-dehydrogenase, encoding MGTLSPAEILRLDGSVAIVTGGGRGIGRAIARALAAAGARVVVTARTRSELDVTVEEIQSVGGEALAVAADVRRSTAVDAIVTATLDAFGTPDILVNNAGIQLTRKPFVEVTEEEWLAEFDANVHGVFRCCRAVGPLMLERGRGAVVNIASTAGAVGRAGLVGYTADKGAVIQLTRSLAREWAPAGIRVNGIGPGWIDTAAAAQVASTADLRARLLAQVPLGRIGRPEEVAWLALYLVSPAAALVTGQTFFIDGGLIA